In Rhodamnia argentea isolate NSW1041297 chromosome 5, ASM2092103v1, whole genome shotgun sequence, the DNA window ccccaataaaaagtgcaattaaatttttatggagtcgtccccaatgtatgaaatcatggggaaaattttgtaaacaaaatgggagaaggccaagaagatttccaaaagatattccgactcgttggaattctacgtacgagttgcttcggcaaacttttgaatataaagatttattatgtatgtttatttcacaaaatattcccgaaattactttacttcctcaacattgggacgtttgcaagaaaattttagatattttgaaaatttttaatgatgctactaagactttatctggtatttattatcctacaacgcatttatttttaatagagtgtgttaatattagtagtgtttttagtgaatatgaaaaagataccgaattaggtcaaactattttagtaatgcgagaaaaatggttgcattattatttgcaaattcctcttgtctatttagttggtattgtttttgatccacgtattaaattagacggtttacaagattatttgaatgtgtattatcatgattgtttacatttggatgattcaatagatattttaaatatattaggacatgttaaagaatctatagtagcattatatggagaattttgtagtagatatggtttaagtgattctggatctttacaatctaccgcctcacgtagcgaaggtggtagttcacttagtagagggtataatatgcttaagagtaggcaaaaaaaaacaaaaaggggcaacaggtaatatttctgaattagaaaaatatttaaccactcaatttgagtttcgtgatgcagaacatagtactgatttcgaaatcctgaagtggtggaagagtcaccaaatcgagtatccaggttctcgccctcatcgctcgtcaaatattagcaaccccttcttcaacggttgcagttgaacaagcatttagttccggaggattaattttggactctcgccgttcaagattaagcccggactcgtggaagctcaagcttgtgtcggcgattggacgagggcgaaatatcgacaccaagagttagatcgtgaacacgaattttttagcgatgatgttggagataccaccgccacgggtaccacaacgggtagcgacgattgacgatgaggtaagttggggttctcaaaggtaaaaagaactacatgggctttgattcttctatccccaagaagatatgtaggtcgcttaatgataattcattaagttcaagcccattccttcttttttttttttcccatattttattacaatgtacaatttaattgtattttataatttataatttattatatttattttattatttattattttaaaaattattattaaaaatgaatcggaatgaaccggcggttccgaaccggaaccgccggttccgaagcggaaccggaaccggcccgggaaccggcccggaaccggaaccgccatttttcacggccggttccggttccaccttttcgtggaaccggaaccgccggttcctgaaccggaaccggcggttccaccgaaccggccgcgtcTACCTTACGCTATTCTCATGTCCCAATCACTTTTACGCTTCTTAGTCTGGCTTCAAGGCAACCAAATTTATCCGAAATTCGAAATTCgttgaaaagtaaaataaatttctcagtcaataaaaaatttgcGGGAATTTTTCTAGAGCGGCTTAAAATGTCgccaaaaaaagaattcaacaAAAATTAAAGGCGCTTAGCAATATAAAAAGTgagaaatagaaggaaaatcGCACATCAAACAACGATTTGATTCTGACTAATGGCAGAAAATGCTTGAGATATTCCACCCCGTTTAAGGATGACGTGGACGAACGATGGCCAAGACATGGATGTGCGGTAGGCGTGGGGACACGCACACGGTCCTCCCCCCTCtggacccctctctctctctctctctccacactcCACAGGGCCGATCTTTTCTTGCAACCGGGTCGGGTCCAACCCAAAGTCACCGGGTGGTGCCCGCCTCGACAACAAAGCAAGGAATTTCGCAAGCGTCGTTCATAaattctcactctctctctctctctctctctctctctctttattttctcataATGTGTGTTCTAACTACTTGGGATATTGACAAATGAGAGCTTTATTGGCGCTggtcaaaattttgatttccaagTTAGGAGCGTGCACGTTTTTTTACGATTTAACTCGATTTAGTTAGGACTCATTTCTAAGGCGATTCCACTTTGAAATTTCGATTATTTTGAGGTATTATCGCATCAATAAAATGCTATTCTAATTTGgaagaaaatatcattttaaCCTAGATTGACGCCAGTAATGGAATGGTGGATTTATAAAGTTTAACTTATAAGCGACGCGACCAGATTGGTAGTGatcaataaaagaaattattttatagtGAGCACTTGAGGAAAACATAAATACTGCCTTAATAAATTGattataaaagaaattattttatttaaaatgctTTGTGATCGACATGTGAAAATTAACCAGTGTGAGAAGAGAAGGACTGAAATAAGGAAATGATTGTCAATATTTAAATAGTACGAACCGTTTCGAAATCAAATTGTCGATGATTTTTCGTTTAATTTTAAAGAAGATATTTGGTTGACTACAAAGGGGAGTAGATATTTTCGAAATCTGAGAAAgcgaaaaattaaataattaaaaaaaaaaaaggcccaagcAGGAGGGCATGCATGTTGCATGGTAGATCGACCAGGATACATTGTTCCCAAGGAGGATATTCCGGTTCACAAGAAATaatatttgtattttatatCTTGAGCTACAATTTTCTGATTGGTGGGCCTTATGTGTGCTGAATCTTTTGTGCATCACGCGATAGATATTTAGCCCTACTGATAAAGAGATTGGGAGTGAGAAGTACGAGATTCGACTCTCGTGCTTTATGAAGAGAcagataaaaaattaaagagttaACGATaagacagacaaaaaaaaaaaattacattccaTCTCTTTTTGTATATATAAATCTTCATTTAGAGTATCCTCTCTTGTCACAAAAACTACAAAATCATCAAGCTTTGTAAGTTGTTCGATATTCTCGACTTATATATTTTCAGTGGCAAATTCTCTAAGTTTGACGGGCTTGCTAAAAAACAatacataaatatatagaaaatgcTAATTTTCAAGGACTTTTTTGTCTTCTAAGGTGGAATTAGCGAAAAAGTACAATGGACTCTGATCCTATAAATTTAAGAGTTTGATCCGTTTTTCGACTCACTAGATTTTGCACTCTCTCTACACAACaacataaattatttaattgattAATACAAATAATTTGATCATTAAAATAAGGCAATTTTTCTATGCTCCTTCCACTTGTAAGtcaatttacaatttttcatCTCCTAGTGTGATGCAAATGGAATAtgcaaaaaattgagaaaaatcacTCGTTGTATGACTCCATCCAccatatttagaattaaatcttAGATACGGTGGCATGTGACGATATTAAGCAAAtccatcatttttgcatttggaTGCTCCACATACCCTTGATAAATAGCAATCACCTAATTTAACTACATGATAATTAGTCACTGTTTGTTTCACCAAAAAGAATGATTTAATAATTgattatatcgcttgaaataattagttaataagaattattttattatcgataataattaatatctaaatattttcatggatgatgatATTATTTTTGATTCATTCATTTACGTAAGCAATAATATAAACGATCATTTCTGTGAAAATATTggttaaattattcatttttcgagtAACAAATAGAGTTTTAAaacattctttccttttctttccgaGCTAAATTCGGAACGGATAAAGCTAAAAGTAGCTGACATAATTAGCCATCgattgaaaattggaaaaaaaaaaaagtatggagGCCCTCTTGCACCGATAAATTAAAAATCCTTTTTAGcactttcaaaaattgattatcgaaaaaagtaaaaacagacAACAAGGAAACCCACCCAGGATTCGCCGCTGACTCTTTTTCTTTGTCGTTAATTagcatcctaaaaaaaaaaaaaccacagaaacataaataaaaaggaagatatTTGGACAATATTAGTAATAAACTAATTAAAGAGACCTGAGAAAAAGCGCATGCTCGTGGGTCCCCTGGAAAATAATGTAATTTAAAACTCGGATGTGGCTgagatgaacccaaaaaaaataaaaaataaaaaaaaaaaaaaaaagaaggtcgCTCGGCTGTGTCagttctctttcttcttctagtGCTTCTTCATATGTAAGTTCGTGCCAATTTCCAATTACatcgtcatcgtcttcctcttctctctAATCGAAATCACCAGCTTCATACAGTTGCCGAAGCTTCCCTGACCTCGGAATTCTCCTCGTAGAAGCGAAGTAAGGAAGCCACCCGTCCTAGTCGATGGACTCCTGTTCCCGTCTCCGCTTCTGGATCTGCTTGGGCAAGCTCTGACGGTGAGTTTGAACTGCTAGAGCTGCGAATTTATGGTTGGTTTTGTTGTGGAGTTTACGTACTCGTATGACCTGCGGCCGTGGAGTTAACGGTTGTTTCGAGAAAGTTCTCCGAGCATGTTTCGATGGAAATGGAGcttgttgtttgttttttttttttttttctctttgcccTGGAATTCTTGGGTCGTGATATCGTTCTTCGTTTTGCGCGCTGAAGCGACCTGAGTTTGTCTATTTTCGGTTTGTTAAGGTCGCTCGGTTGAAATTCGTGagaagtgatgaatttgtgctCTGTGGAGATGGGATGGCTTGGTTCAAAAGCCCTCTTGCACGTGTCTGTTGCTCTTGGTTGATTCTCGCATATGTTTAGTTTCCGATATCGTTTGCTGGAATTAgaatttgatttatttggaGGAGTTACAATGAATTCGAGTCTGATACATCCATATAGGGACCTTGCTTATTTGTGGAACATAAGAACAGAATTTAGTTGGCATTAGCATCCTGAATTTTCTCCCTACTGATAAGATGGCATGTCTTTTTTTGGAGCTATTTTGGCTTGGTTGCGAAGAATGTTCTGTTCTATCATGATGCTGTGTGCTCAATTAATAAAACAACTGATCTTATCAGAGAAATGGTTCATGAATGCTAGAGGTGGGGGTGtgaaggagagaaagaaaagagaaagagaggaggaggaggggggtggGTGTTTTGGGGGGAGACTATTATAAGTGCCGTTAGACTCCCGTTCGTTGGCAATAAATGTTCCTTGATGTTTCTTGGCTTTCCATTAAGTTTCAAACTAGTCTATTTGGGAAGTTTGATTCGATCTTTTGTTACTTGAGTGCGTATGCTGATCAGCCGTTCTCTATGCTAATTACATTCTTTTGGCTTTATTAACAAGGAGCTTGTATGTTTGACAGGTTTTTGCTTCCCCCAGCTGACTACAGGTTCCCCTGGAAGAGGCATCATCTAACTCGGAAGCTTTCATCAACTTTCTTTATCATGTCGAAGCATGCTGAGCAGTCATTTTATCAAAGTAAAGAAACAACCGAGCAGTCTTTGCATTCTTATGAATCTGTATGGTTGGCTCACTGGGCGCGAACAAGGCATAAATCCGTACCCCTTACTCGGAATCGGTTATCAACTAATCAAGAGTCCGTGGAAAATGATTCTGAGGGTAAGCGGAACTGGCTTGTTAGCACACCAGATAGTCTGTGTGAATTAGCTGGCAAACAATTTTGTGAAGTAGCAGCATCAGGATCTGTTAGAAGGCAAAACGAGAATCTAGTGATGATTTCagaaaatttcatgaaagaAAGATCACCCCAGCCCTTTGTTTTGTCTGGCCTTTCCCCAAATGGAGATGCTTCTTTGACTCTTAAGAATGACGAAGCTGCTGACTTTTTTGCTGAATCATTGAGGCCACATGTTGGTACAAATGCTTCTCCTCTATGTCTAGATAGAAAAGAGAGAACATCTTCTTGGGCTCCTCCTGAGGCAGAAACGCAATCAAGGGAATGCCATCTTCAATTTAGAGATTCAAGCTATAATTCCGGGATGCCGGTGAAATCACAAAGTTTTCTTGAGAAGAAGAAACTAGTTCTTTCTAGCTCTTTTCATGATAATCATGTATCATCTAGCTCTCAAGGTATTCCAGATGGACAAGAAGCTGGGGGAACTCCCATTGTTACCTCCCTGGATCGGCAAAAAAATAGTACTACATTGAGCACTTCTTTGATGGCCAAAGGACACTTCAGGAACATCCAGTTTTCTCAGCTGCAGCATGACCATCGTGACTATCACCCTTGCTCAGCTGTTTGTATTGATCAGAAGAAAGATGAGAGTACATTGCACTCCCACATGTCTGAGACTGCAATATGTGATGGTGCTCCACTACTAAAGGATAATAGCACAAGCAAAAACCCGACAACAGTCTTAGTAGGCAAAAAGTACCAGAAAATTCAAGATCGTTTCACTAATAAGTTATTTCCATGCCAGAGCAGTCCACCAGAGGGGTCAAAGCCAGAAAAATTACTCCAAGAATATTCTTCTCGACCAAGACACTCTCTTCTGGATCTGGAAACAATGAAAATATGTGCCAGTGCAGACTCTGCTGAAGGATTTTCAAGTTTCCAGccaaaaatttctcaaacaACACATCACTTGTTCTTTGGTAAGAAGTTTGGTGTTAACTCGTCTGAAGGAGGTCAAATCATCAGGGAGTCAACAGTAGCCGCCAAATATAATGGGCATGCATTTGGTGAACTTCTTAGCTTGTCTCCAAATGATTTTCGTAGTCAGCGTGGAGTGAAGCTTCAACCTTTATGGAGCTCTACTACAGACagtgaagaaaaggaagatgcCGCAGATGGCAGAGCTTCTGCAATTGCAATAAAGAATGAATCATCTGCAGAAACTGATACAATGGATATGGATGCTTTTCGGGAGAACCATCTTTCTGGTTTGTGTACCTACACTGCTATCATTGCAGAACTGTGGTTGTCCTTTGACTATGGCAGTGCTGCAATCCTTTGGCTTAACTTCAGATACTTCTTTAGGATTAATTTCCAAATAGTTCATGCTGTTATTTAGGTCTCGTTGTCATTTACATTTTTACTGTTGTGTTTGCATGTTGCTAAATTTCGTTTCCTCTCTTTTGATTGCAGGAGATGCTTCATCACCGGTGAACAAGGTAATGGTTGCCAAATGTGCTCTCTTCGATAAGTTTAACTTTTCATTGGTTTATTTACTAATGAAGCTGGCTTGTTTCTTGATGCTTGGTGGAGGATACAGACTTTCCATAATCTTCTGTATTGAGGTCCTTGCAATGTCAACTGAAAATTTGGTTTGCTGAATTGCGCATAGTGTGTAACTAAGCTAAGTCATAAACCCAGTGgggattctattttttttttcctagttttcCCTCATTGGAGCTGATGGAGGTCTAATCTGATGGGAGGCATTGGGAGGCATCTCTCTTGATGTAGAGGTTTTCTGTCGTTTACGAGACAGCTGTTATTGAAGTATCTCTTGCAGATATCCTTGTGCATTTTCAGCCATTAGTCATTTCTCATGGCTTAAGTAAGATTATGCCTTTGCTGTCTGGTCCAACGCAGATGGTCTTCAAGTTGTCGGAAAGAGCTAATTAGGATATCATGCTGTCAGCTACTTACATAAAATAATGCTGATATACTGGAAGACATGCATATGAATAAGTCATGACAATTTACTTAATTGAATTCTTGGAGTTTGAGGCATGTGCGATCAAGGGATttgaagttgaagaaagctTGGAATTGCATTTGCTTATAGTGTTGTTTTTCCTAATGTATGCTGGAAGCAGTCCATTTGAAGCATTAGATTCTTGCAACCTTGTTTACAGGGTTTCTGTTACCACTTAGTTTTTGCCACCTTTGACATTGCAGGACATTGTTATGCCTCAAAAGCTATCACTCTCTCTGGCTGCAGCCACATCAGAGGGTGAAGTTGGAGGTAAAGCAGTAAATGGGGATTTGCCTGAGGCAAAAGCC includes these proteins:
- the LOC115737153 gene encoding uncharacterized protein LOC115737153; the encoded protein is MSKHAEQSFYQSKETTEQSLHSYESVWLAHWARTRHKSVPLTRNRLSTNQESVENDSEGKRNWLVSTPDSLCELAGKQFCEVAASGSVRRQNENLVMISENFMKERSPQPFVLSGLSPNGDASLTLKNDEAADFFAESLRPHVGTNASPLCLDRKERTSSWAPPEAETQSRECHLQFRDSSYNSGMPVKSQSFLEKKKLVLSSSFHDNHVSSSSQGIPDGQEAGGTPIVTSLDRQKNSTTLSTSLMAKGHFRNIQFSQLQHDHRDYHPCSAVCIDQKKDESTLHSHMSETAICDGAPLLKDNSTSKNPTTVLVGKKYQKIQDRFTNKLFPCQSSPPEGSKPEKLLQEYSSRPRHSLLDLETMKICASADSAEGFSSFQPKISQTTHHLFFGKKFGVNSSEGGQIIRESTVAAKYNGHAFGELLSLSPNDFRSQRGVKLQPLWSSTTDSEEKEDAADGRASAIAIKNESSAETDTMDMDAFRENHLSGDASSPVNKDIVMPQKLSLSLAAATSEGEVGGKAVNGDLPEAKAPKRKYLELTSMSSSIDEREPSTSKTQSLDVEHLFSHADQATDSKSQTYFCSHGKTEQRTGWLKRLKMSTSETLPHGDESLKVGDACSSGKDNNLVGKVMKQRTTSPEQIIGNCLDKEQMALGQFALLAKGGKSSSSGSVGKSRDALLSHPWIQRWCHNQVASLQKKPEAFVLCEPRSTKASLDEFRKKQFPSIAAMALMGKAMNGFNPCEFRNRGTYVVWNTEGL